CCGGCTGGCCGGGGCGGAAGCTCTGGGGGCCGGGGCCGAAGAGGAGGTGGTGCGCCGGTTGGTGGAGTCGGTCCCGGTACCGTGAGCTTGCGGCGGCGGGATCTCGACGTGGCGGCGAAGGGGAACCCCGTGCCGGGCGCACTGGCGCGCCTGGCAAGACCGCTGCGCAGGGCTGGGTTCCTGCGGGGGGAAGGACCGGCCGCCGGCCCGGTCGCCCTGGACCGCTCCCGCATCTTCGTCTTGCCCACCCGGGCCGGCTGGACCCTGGGAGCGCTGCTCCTGGCCATGCTCCTGGGTTCGGTGAACTACGAGAACGGCCTGGGGCTCCTCCTCACCTTCCTCCTGGGCAGCCTCGCCGTCGTCTCCATTCTCCACACCCACCGAAACCTCTCCGGCCTGCGCCTGGCGCCGGGGCGGACCGAGCCGGTGTTCGCGGGCGAGGCGGCGCGGTTCGCCATCCTCCTGGACAATCCGGGCGGCACCCGGCGGGCGGTCGCCCTGCGCCCCCGGGCCCGCAACGGGGGGCGGGAAGGGGAAGCCGCGGACCTGCCGCCCGGGGCAAGCGCCGTGGAGCTCCTGCGCCCGGCGGCCCGCAGGGGACGCCTGGCGCTGGGCCCCGTCGTGGTGGAGACCCGGTTTCCCCTGGGTCTGGCCCGGGCCTGGTCGGTGTTCGAGCTCCCGCTCGGCTGCCTCGTCTATCCCCGTCCCGGCCCGCCCCACCCCTGGCCGGCCCCCACCGGCTCGGACCGGGAGGGAGAAGCCGCCGCCCCGTCCGGAGTCGGGCAGGGCGATTTCGCGGGGATCCGGCGGCACCACCCGGGCGAATCGCCGGGCACGGTGCACTGGAAGGCCTCGGCCCGCGCCCAGGAGCTCCTCTCCAAGCACTTCCTGGGCGAACAGGGCGCGCAACTGTGGCTCTCCTGGGACGACCTCCCGGGGCTCGGCACGGAGGAGCGCCTGAGCCGGCTCTGCCGCTGGGCCCTGGAGGCCCACGGGAGCGCACGGCCCTGGGCGCTCCGCCTGCCCGGCTTCCAGGCGGGGCCCGACCGGGGCGAGGCCCACCTGCGCCGGTGCCTGACCGCCCTGGCGGAGTTCGAGCCGTGACGCCCGCCGCGGCGAACGGGCCTCGGCTGCCTCCCGCCGCTGGGGTGCTCCTGTTCGCGACCTGGGCCACGGCGCTCGGCCCCCACGCCCTGCGGGTGCCGGGCTGGGTGGTGGTCGCCGTGGCGCTCTTGGGGGCCTGGCGCATCCGGCTCGAGCTCCGGGGAGGACGCGAGCTCCCCCGCTGGCTCGTCTTCGGGCTCACCATCCTGGGCGCCCTGGGCGTGGCCCTCTCGGCGCCCCGCCCCCTGGGGCGCGACGCGGCCCTCCTGCTCCTCTTCCTCCTGGGGGGATTGAAGCTGCTGGAGCTGCGCCAGGCCCGGGACCGGGTGCTCCTGGTCTTCCTCTCCTGGTTCCTCGTGCTCGCCAACCTCCTCTACGACCCCTCTCCCGCAGCGGCCGTCCACATGGGCGCGACGGTGCTCGTGTCCGCGGGGGCGCTCGTTTGCCTTTCCGACGCCCGGGGCAACCTGGGATGGCGGGGAGGGCTCGGGGTCGCGGGGCGGCTGCTCGCCCCCGCCCTGCCCCTGGCGCTGGTCGTCTTCCTCCTCTTCCCCCGGGTCCCGGGCCGCCTCTGGAGCCTGCCCGCCGACGTGAGCCGGGGCCTTTCCGGATTTTCCGAGACCATGTCCCCCGGCAGCGTCACCGACATCGCCCTCTCGGACGCGGTGGCGTTCCGGGCCGACTTCCGAGGCACCCTCCCCCCTTCGTCCCAGCGCTACTGGCGGGGTCTGGTGCTGCAAGACACCGACGGGGTGCGCTGGACCGCCGGCCGCTCTCCCCAGGAGGTTCTCGCCGGGCCCCCGGAAACCACTGCGGACGCGCTGGAGCACGAGGTCACCCTCGAACCCCACGGAAAGCGCTGGCTCTTCGCCCTGGACCGGCCGGTCTCCGCACCGGAGGGGGCGCGCCTCACCCGGGGCAGCGAGCTTCGGGCCGCCGCGCCGGTGGTACATCGAAGGCGCTACGCGGTGCGGTCGCTTCCCGGAGGCAGCGGCGGCGAGACCCAGGGAGAGTCCCCGGAGCTGGCGGCGGCGCTCGCCCTGCCCGCGGTGAGCGCTCGGGTGCGAGGGCTGGCACAGGAATGGGCCCAGGCGGCCGGCGCGCCGTCGGGGCGGCTCGACGGGGAAGCCGTGGTCCGCCAGGCCCTGGACTTCTTTCGCCGGGAGCCCTTCGTGTACACGCTCTCCCCGCCGCTCCTGGGCCGCGACCCGGTGGATGCCTTCCTCTTCGAGGCCCGGGCGGGCTTCTGCGAGCACTTCGCCGCGGCCTTCACGGTGCTGATGCGCGCCGCGGGGGTTCCCGCCCGCGTCGTGGCAGGGTACCTGGGGGGAGAGGAGAACCCCCTGGGAGGCTACCTCCTGGTGCTCCAGGCCGACGCCCACGCCTGGAGCGAGGTGTGGCTCGAGGAGCGCGGATGGGTGCGGGTGGACCCCACGACGGCGGTGGCCCCGGAGCGCATCGAGCGCCCCATCCTGCGGATGCTCGGCGCCGGGTCGCTACCGGTGCGCTTCGCCCTGCCCGGCGAAGGCCCTCTGGCTGCGGGAATCCGGTGGACCCGGGCGGCCTGGGACGCCCTGGGCCACGGGTGGAACCGCTGGGTGCTGGGATACGACTACTTTCGCCAGCGCGACCTCATGGCCCGCCTGGGCTACCGGGGCGCCACCTGGAGGGGGCTTTCCATCGCCCTGGCGGCGGCGGGGGGGGTGTTCCTGGCGGGCCTGGCACTTGCCCTGGCCCGGCGCGGCGCAGGCGCCCTAGAGCTGCCCGAGGTTCGGGCCTACCGGCGCTTCTGCCGTCGGCTCGACCGGACGGGAGTGCCCCGCAGACCCCACGAGGGGCCCCTGGACCTGGCGTCGAGAATCGCACAGGAACGGGCCGACCTTGCCGACGCCGCGCGCGCGGTTCTCGAGCCCTACCAGAGACTGCGGTACGCACCGCAGCTTCCGTCGGGAGCCCGGCAGGAAGAACTGCGCCGGCTCCGCCGGGCGGTGCGGGCCTTTCGGCCCGGCAGAATGCCGCGCTC
This sequence is a window from Thermodesulfobacteriota bacterium. Protein-coding genes within it:
- a CDS encoding DUF58 domain-containing protein, which codes for MSLRRRDLDVAAKGNPVPGALARLARPLRRAGFLRGEGPAAGPVALDRSRIFVLPTRAGWTLGALLLAMLLGSVNYENGLGLLLTFLLGSLAVVSILHTHRNLSGLRLAPGRTEPVFAGEAARFAILLDNPGGTRRAVALRPRARNGGREGEAADLPPGASAVELLRPAARRGRLALGPVVVETRFPLGLARAWSVFELPLGCLVYPRPGPPHPWPAPTGSDREGEAAAPSGVGQGDFAGIRRHHPGESPGTVHWKASARAQELLSKHFLGEQGAQLWLSWDDLPGLGTEERLSRLCRWALEAHGSARPWALRLPGFQAGPDRGEAHLRRCLTALAEFEP
- a CDS encoding DUF3488 and transglutaminase-like domain-containing protein produces the protein MTPAAANGPRLPPAAGVLLFATWATALGPHALRVPGWVVVAVALLGAWRIRLELRGGRELPRWLVFGLTILGALGVALSAPRPLGRDAALLLLFLLGGLKLLELRQARDRVLLVFLSWFLVLANLLYDPSPAAAVHMGATVLVSAGALVCLSDARGNLGWRGGLGVAGRLLAPALPLALVVFLLFPRVPGRLWSLPADVSRGLSGFSETMSPGSVTDIALSDAVAFRADFRGTLPPSSQRYWRGLVLQDTDGVRWTAGRSPQEVLAGPPETTADALEHEVTLEPHGKRWLFALDRPVSAPEGARLTRGSELRAAAPVVHRRRYAVRSLPGGSGGETQGESPELAAALALPAVSARVRGLAQEWAQAAGAPSGRLDGEAVVRQALDFFRREPFVYTLSPPLLGRDPVDAFLFEARAGFCEHFAAAFTVLMRAAGVPARVVAGYLGGEENPLGGYLLVLQADAHAWSEVWLEERGWVRVDPTTAVAPERIERPILRMLGAGSLPVRFALPGEGPLAAGIRWTRAAWDALGHGWNRWVLGYDYFRQRDLMARLGYRGATWRGLSIALAAAGGVFLAGLALALARRGAGALELPEVRAYRRFCRRLDRTGVPRRPHEGPLDLASRIAQERADLADAARAVLEPYQRLRYAPQLPSGARQEELRRLRRAVRAFRPGRMPRSAGPK